One Vigna unguiculata cultivar IT97K-499-35 chromosome 11, ASM411807v1, whole genome shotgun sequence DNA window includes the following coding sequences:
- the LOC114168399 gene encoding probable glutathione S-transferase parC: MAEELILLDEWLSMYGMRARIALAEKEIKYEYREEDLDNKTQLLLQMNPIHKKIPVLIHNGKPICESIIIVEYVDELWKDKPSFLPSDPYQRSQARFWADFVNKKIGDAGWKIWAGKREGIEEAKKEFVEALKELEKELGDKPYFGGDTFGFVDIALIPFSTWFYTYEALGNFKVEAECPKIIAWAKRCSQRESVSKSLADEKEVYEFVVGYRKSNHLD, encoded by the exons ATGGCAGAGGAGTTGATTCTGCTGGATGAGTGGCTCAGCATGTATGGGATGAGAGCAAGGATAGCACTTGCAGAGAAAGAGATAAAGTATGAATACAGAGAAGAGGATCTGGATAACAAGACCCAGTTGCTTCTTCAAATGAACCCAATTCACAAGAAGATTCCTGTTCTCATCCACAATGGTAAACCCATCTGTGAGTCCATCATCATTGTTGAGTATGTTGATGAACTTTGGAAGGACAAACCCTCTTTCTTACCCTCAGATCCTTATCAGAGATCTCAGGCCAGGTTCTGGGCTGATTTTGTCAACAAAAAG ATAGGTGATGCTGGGTGGAAGATATGGGCTGGAAAAAGAGAAGGGATTGAAGAGGCAAAGAAGGAGTTTGTGGAGGCCTTAAAGGAATTGGAGAAGGAGCTTGGAGACAAGCCTTACTTTGGAGGTGACACATTTGGATTTGTTGACATTGCTCTCATCCCTTTCTCCACCTGGTTTTACACTTATGAGGCATTGGGGAATTTCAAAGTAGAGGCAGAGTGTCCTAAGATCATTGCTTGGGCTAAGAGATGCAGTCAGAGGGAAAGTGTTTCCAAATCTCTTGCTGATGAAAAAGAGGTCTATGAGTTTGTTGTAGGCTACAGAAAGAGCAATCACTTGGATTGA
- the LOC114170116 gene encoding LOB domain-containing protein 9-like: protein MSEEHRNVACVLCRYQHRRHDGSCEFGQYFASNRSIEFENACKLFGLANLLRLMRSVEASERQVMADSILIEGNMWSNDPIHGALGHVLTLNNQIQSVQRELQIVNTMLAQCPLHTTSHVANTAVGDVAGSSHTGQSSVVPSLEKEDAAQENDDEVKRKNKRKH from the exons ATGAGCGAAGAACATAGAAACGTTGCATGTGTGTTGTGTAGGTATCAACATAGACGTCACGATGGTAGTTGTGAATTTGGACAGTATTTTGCGAGCAACAGGTCAATAGAGTTTGAGAATGCTTGCAAGCTTTTTGGTTTGGCAAATTTACTTAGATTGATGCGTAGTGTTGAAGCATCTGAAAGACAAGTTATGGCTGATTCCATTCTAATTGAGGGTAACATGTGGAGCAATGATCCCATTCATGGTGCCTTAGGTCATGTCCTTACTTTGAACAATCAAATCCAATCTGTTCAGAGAGAGTTACAAATTGTAAACACTATGCTAGCTCAATGCCCACTTCATACAACTTCACATGTTGCAAACACCGCTGTG GGTGATGTTGCTGGTTCTTCTCACACCGGACAATCAAG TGTTGTTCCGTCTCTTGAGAAAGAGGATGCTGCTCAAGAGAATGATGATGAGGTTAagagaaagaataaaagaaagcattga
- the LOC114170115 gene encoding protein FAR1-RELATED SEQUENCE 5-like, producing the protein MWASDVLNPISLEEISLCNNEIEQSEALPHSMPSHTQEDELDEVPTVGMIFETVDKVKDFYKQYAIRCGFGVRVRSSSKGQDNELCFVKLFCSREGNYVSTIPPELKSQPKKTKNCGAKITTIKKGGQWHIKNVILHHNHDLSPMKSRMMRGNKKLNMQVKRTLDMNDEAGVRINKSFQSLVCDVGGFENLPFVERDVRNYIGRQRRALGKEGDGQALMAHFSHMRQMNDEFYFEINFDDNNRISNVFWADARSRAACAEFGDVVSFDTTYLTNKYDMPFAPFVGVNHHGQSILLGCGLLSAEDTETFVWLFNCWHNCMSYKSPDGILTDQCRAMQNAIEIVFPNTRHRWCLWHIMKKIPEKLQGYTHYKTIKNKLKTLVYETVNVHQFETGWQQLINDHELDKNEWLGTLYEERQRWVPCYLKGNFWAGMSTTQRSEGLNAFFDGFINSTTMLQQFVVQYENALRHKAEKECEADFASLNTTIPCATQSLIERQYQQAYTHSKFAEIQMEFRAKMNCAIKMVDVTPSGCNYVVLQELLWDGKSANKYYDVHYDAKSGIISCSCQLFEFRGIVCRHCFTVLGQEEATTISTKYIIPRWSKLIRRRYTSMRAAYNTHSKDPKMQRYRALCKEFFQIADVACESDAGTEQLFKQLRCGRNPVELTSCGDGRHVDTRMTSSFPPPDSCQASIVRSPNAVKRKGRPRTLRLKSKVEKITKKKNSVVKMTEIYTNNTPTLNHQVGNDMTDVHRHIEWDFNVAVVGDVSFNSTVQSKVGGTTSSNIAD; encoded by the exons ATGTGGGCATCCGACGTACTTAACCCCATTTCACTTGAAGAAATAAGTTTATGCAACAACGAAATAGAGCAGTCGGAAGCATTACCTCATTCTATGCCTTCGCATACCCAAGAGGATGAATTAGATGAGGTACCTACGGTTGGAATGATTTTTGAAACAGTCGACAAGGTTAAAGACTTTTACAAGCAATACGCCATCAGATGTGGATTTGGTGTCCGTGTCAGAAGTTCAAGTAAAGGACAAGACAACGAATTATGTTTTGTGAAATTGTTCTGTAGCCGCGAAGGAAACTACGTGTCCACCATCCCTCCCGAATTGAAAAGCCAACCAAAAAAAACCAAGAACTGTGGTGCAAAGataacaacaattaaaaaaggAGGTCAGTGGCACATAAAGAATGTCATACTTCATCACAATCATGACCTAAGCCCTATGAAGTCAAGAATGATGCGCGGCAACAAAAAATTGAACATGCAAGTGAAGCGAACACTCGATATGAATGATGAAGCCGGCGTCCGCATTAACAAAAGCTTCCAATCACTGGTTTGTGATGTTGGCGGATTTGAGAACCTTCCTTTTGTGGAGCGTGATGTTAGGAATTATATAGGACGACAAAGAAGGGCACTAGGTAAGGAAGGAGACGGCCAAGCATTGATGGCACACTTCTCTCACATGAGACAAATGAACGATGAATTCTACTTTGAAATTAACTTCGATGATAACAATAGAATATCAAATGTATTTTGGGCTGACGCACGTAGTAGGGCAGCATGCGCAGAATTTGGAGATGTTGTCTCCTTTGACACTACATATCTAACCAACAAATATGATATGCCATTTGCACCATTTGTTGGAGTCAATCACCATGGTCAGTCAATATTATTAGGATGCGGGTTGTTGTCAGCTGAAGATACAGAAACCTTTGTGTGGCTTTTTAACTGTTGGCATAATTGCATGTCATACAAGTCACCTGATGGCATTCTAACTGATCAGTGTAGGGCCATGCAAAATGCAATTGAGATTGTTTTTCCAAATACTCGTCACCGGTGGTGCTTATGGCATATAATGAAAAAGATCCCGGAAAAGTTGCAAGGATATACTCATTACAAGACTATCAAAAACAAGTTGAAGACATTGGTTTACGAGACCGTCAATGTTCACCAATTTGAGACCGGGTGGCAACAATTAATAAATGATCACGAGTTGGATAAGAATGAGTGGTTGGGCACACTATACGAAGAAAGACAACGGTGGGTGCCTTGCTATTTGAAAGGAAATTTTTGGGCTGGTATGTCCACCACACAACGAAGTGAGGGACTGAATGCCTTCTTTGATGGATTCATCAATTCAACGACAATGTTACAGCAGTTTGTAGTACAGTACGAAAATGCGCTACGTCACAAAGCTGAAAAGGAATGCGAGGCGGACTTTGCTTCTTTGAACACTACAATCCCATGTGCCACCCAGTCCCTTATTGAACGACAATATCAGCAAGCCTACACACATTCGAAGTTTGCAGAAATACAAATGGAATTCCGCGCGAAGATGAATTGTGCAATCAAAATGGTGGATGTTACTCCATCGGGATGCAACTACGTCGTGCTCCAAGAATTATTGTGGGATGGGAAATCTGCAAACAAATATTATGATGTGCATTATGATGCCAAAAGCGGCATAATATCATGTTCGTGCCAGCTTTTTGAGTTTCGTGGTATCGTCTGCCGACACTGTTTCACGGTCCTTGGCCAAGAGGAAGCAACAACAATATCCACGAAGTATATCATTCCTCGATGGAGCAAACTTATACGAAGGAGATATACTTCAATGAGAGCAGCTTACAACACCCATAGTAAGGACCCAAAAATGCAGAGGTACCGGGCATTGTGCAAGGAATTTTTTCAGATTGCCGATGTTGCATGCGAATCTGATGCTGGAACGGAACAACTATTTAAGCAACTGAGGTGTGGCAGAAACCCGGTGGAGTTGACTTCGTGTGGTGATGGTCGTCATGTTGACACCAGGATGACGTCTTCCTTCCCACCGCCGGATTCGTGTCAGGCATCCATTGTCCGCAGCCCAAATGCAGTAAAGCGAAAGGGAAGGCCTCGTACTCTAAGGTTGAAATCCAAAgtagaaaaaattacaaagaaaaagaattcgGTGGTAAAGATGACTGAAATATACACCAACAACACC CCAACACTTAACCACCAGGTGGGGAATGACATGACAGATGTTCATCGTCATATAGAATGG GACTTCAATGTGGCAGTAGTCGGTGATGTTTCATTCAATTCGACCGTTCAGAGCAAAGTCGGTGGCACAACTAGTTCCAATATAGCCGACTGA